A stretch of Brassica rapa cultivar Chiifu-401-42 chromosome A08, CAAS_Brap_v3.01, whole genome shotgun sequence DNA encodes these proteins:
- the LOC103833552 gene encoding calmodulin-binding transcription activator 5 isoform X1, whose amino-acid sequence MAGVDSGRLIGSEIHGFHTLQDLDIRTMLEEAYTRWLRPNEIHALLSNHNYFTINVKPVHLPKSGTIVFFDRKMLRNFRKDGHNWKKKKDGKTIKEAHEHLKVGNEERIHVYYAHGDDNPTFVRRCYWLLDKSQEHIVLVHYRETHEVQAAPATPGNSYSSSTTDHVSAKPVTEDINSGVRNACNTARSNSLVARNHEISLHEINTLDWDELLVETGMTNQSSPTQDDVLYFTEQLQTAAMGSAQQGNHHAVYNGSTDIPSYLGLGDPVYQNNSPCGAREFSSQHLHCVVDPNQQTRDSSATVADEQGDALLNNGYGSQESFGKWVNNFISDSPGSVDDPSLEAVYTPGQESSAPPAVVHSQSNIPEQVFNITDVSPAWAYSTEKTKILVTGFFHDSFQHFGRSNLFCICGELRVPAEFLQMGVYRCFLPPQSPGIVNLYLSADGTKPISQLFSFEHRSVPVIEKVVPQEDQLYKWEEFEFQVRLSHLLFTSSSKISVFSSRISADNLLEAKKLASRTSHLLNSWAYLMKSIQANELPFDQARDHLFELTLKNRLKEWLLEKVIENRNTKEYDSKGLGVIHLCAVLGYTWSILLFSWANISLDFRDKHGWTALHWAAYYGREKMVAALLSAGARPNLVTDPTKEYLGGCTAADIAQQKGYEGLAAFLAEKCLVAQFRDMKMAGNISGNLEGVKAETSTNPGHSNEEEQSLKDTLAAYRTAAEAAARIQGAFREHELKVRSKAVRFASKEEEAKNIIAAMKIQHAFRNYETRRKIAAAARIQYRFQTWKMRREFLNMRKKAIKIQAVFRGFQVRRQYQKITWSVGVLEKAILRWRLKRRGFRGLQVSQPEEKEGTEAVEDFYKTSQKQAEDRLERSVVRVQAMFRSKKAQQDYRRMKLAHEEAQLEYDGMQELNQMDIES is encoded by the exons ATGGCCGGCGTCGATTCCGGCAGGCTTATCGGCTCTGAGATTCATGGATTCCATACCCTGCAAg ATCTGGATATACGAACGATGTTGGAGGAAGCATACACTAGGTGGCTCCGTCCTAATGAGATCCATGCGCTCCTCTCTAACCATAACTACTTCACCATCAACGTCAAGCCTGTCCACTTACCCAAAA GTGGCACGATTGTGTTTTTCGACCGTAAGATGTTGAGGAACTTTAGAAAAGATGGTCATaactggaagaagaagaaggatggcAAGACTATTAAGGAAGCTCACGAACACCTTAAA GTTGGTAATGAGGAAAGGATCCATGTTTACTATGCCCACGGTGATGATAACCCTACCTTTGTTCGAAGGTGTTACTGGCTATTGGACAA GTCTCAGGAGCACATAGTTCTTGTCCACTATCGTGAGACGCATGAG gTTCAGGCAGCTCCAGCAACACCTGGGAACTCGTACTCAAGTTCGACCACTGACCACGTATCAGCAAAACCTGTTACTGAAGATATTAATTCTGGTGTCCGTAATGCTTGTAATACAG CACGCAGCAACAGTCTGGTTGCTAGAAATCATGAGATTAGCCTTCATGAGATCAACACACTTGATTGGGATGAGCTTCTAGTAGAAACAGGTATGACCAACCAGTCTTCACCAACACAAG ACGATGTGTTATACTTCACTGAACAGCTCCAAACTGCGGCTATGGGATCTGCACAGCAG GGGAATCACCATGCAGTCTACAACGGATCAACAGATATACCATCATACCTCGGTCTTGGGGACCCTGTTTATCAAAATAACAGTCCATGTGGCGCACGAGAATTTTCTAGTCAGCACTTGCACTGTGTAGTAGATCCAAATCAACAGACAAGGGATTCCAGTGCAACAGTTGCTGATGAACAGGGTGATGCTTTGCTTAATAACGGTTATGGAAGTCAGGAAAGTTTTGGAAAATGGGTAAACAACTTCATAAGTGACTCTCCTGGTTCAGTGGACGATCCTTCACTTGAAGCTGTATATACACCTGGACAGGAATCATCTGCTCCTCCTGCTGTAGTTCATTCTCAGTCTAACATACCAGAGCAAGTATTCAACATCACTGATGTTTCACCTGCCTGGGCCTACTCgacagagaaaacaaag ATTCTTGTAACTGGGTTCTTTCACGACAGCTTCCAACATTTTGGAAGATCAAACCTCTTCTGCATTTGTGGAGAGTTGCGTGTCCCCGCAGAATTTCTCCAGATGGGGGTATATCGTTGCTTTCTTCCCCCTCAATCTCCTGGGATAGTGAACCTTTATCTAAGTGCGGATGGGACCAAACCGATCAGCCAATTATTCAGCTTCGAACACCGGTCAGTTCCAGTTATTGAAAAAGTCGTTCCTCAAGAGGACCAGCTGTACAAGTGGGAAGAATTTGAGTTCCAAGTCAGACTATCTCATCTTCTGTTCACTTCTTCGAGCAAAATCAGCGTTTTCTCAAGCAGAATCTCAGCTGATAACCTGCTAGAGGCTAAAAAACTAGCTAGCAGGACTTCCCATCTCTTAAACAGCTGGGCGTATTTAATGAAGTCAATCCAGGCGAATGAGTTGCCGTTTGATCAAGCAAGGGACCATCTCTTTGAGCTCACTCTGAAAAATAGGCTGAAGGAGTGGCTTTTGGAGAAAGTGATCGAAAACCGCAACACGAAGGAGTATGACTCTAAAGGCCTTGGAGTGATCCACCTTTGTGCTGTCCTTGGATACACTTGGTCGATCCTTCTCTTCTCCTGGGCAAATATATCGTTGGATTTCCGTGATAAGCATGGTTGGACCGCTCTTCATTGGGCAGCATACTATGGAAG GGAGAAAATGGTGGCTGCTCTTCTGTCTGCCGGGGCAAGGCCTAACTTGGTGACAGACCCGACTAAGGAATACCTCGGCGGCTGCACAGCGGCTGATATTGCACAGCAGAAAGGTTACGAGGGTTTAGCAGCTTTTCTTGCAGAGAAATGTCTTGTAGCACAGTTCAGAGACATGAAAATGGCTGGAAACATCAGTGGTAACCTTGAGGGCGTCAAAGCAGAGACGTCAACAAACCCAGGGCATTCAAATGAAGAGGAGCAGAGCCTGAAGGACACTCTGGCGGCATACAGAACCGCTGCAGAGGCGGCTGCACGGATCCAGGGGGCCTTCAGAGAGCACGAGCTCAAAGTCAGGTCAAAGGCGGTTAGGTTTGCTAGCAAAGAAGAAGAGGCCAAAAACATAATAGCCGCTATGAAGATTCAGCATGCGTTTCGAAATTACGAGACTCGTAGGAAGATTGCAGCCGCTGCTCGGATTCAGTACAGGTTCCAAACATGGAAAATGAGGCGGGAGTTTTTGAACATGCGGAAAAAGGCAATTAAGATCCAg GCTGTGTTTAGGGGGTTCCAAGTAAGAAGACAGTACCAGAAGATAACATGGTCGGTGGGAGTTCTTGAGAAGGCGATTCTGAGGTGGAGACTCAAGAGAAGAGGATTCAGAGGGCTTCAGGTTAGCCAACCTGAGGAGAAGGAAGGCACTGAAGCGGTGGAGGATTTCTACAAGACAAGCCAGAAACAAGCAGAGGATCGGCTAGAGAGATCAGTGGTTCGAGTCCAGGCCATGTTCCGGTCCAAGAAGGCTCAGCAAgattacagaaggatgaaactgGCTCATGAAGAAGCTCAG CTGGAGTATGATGGGATGCAAGAGCTTAATCAGATGGATATTGAGAGCTGA
- the LOC103833552 gene encoding calmodulin-binding transcription activator 5 isoform X2 has translation MAGVDSGRLIGSEIHGFHTLQDLDIRTMLEEAYTRWLRPNEIHALLSNHNYFTINVKPVHLPKSGTIVFFDRKMLRNFRKDGHNWKKKKDGKTIKEAHEHLKVGNEERIHVYYAHGDDNPTFVRRCYWLLDKSQEHIVLVHYRETHEVQAAPATPGNSYSSSTTDHVSAKPVTEDINSGVRNACNTARSNSLVARNHEISLHEINTLDWDELLVETDDVLYFTEQLQTAAMGSAQQGNHHAVYNGSTDIPSYLGLGDPVYQNNSPCGAREFSSQHLHCVVDPNQQTRDSSATVADEQGDALLNNGYGSQESFGKWVNNFISDSPGSVDDPSLEAVYTPGQESSAPPAVVHSQSNIPEQVFNITDVSPAWAYSTEKTKILVTGFFHDSFQHFGRSNLFCICGELRVPAEFLQMGVYRCFLPPQSPGIVNLYLSADGTKPISQLFSFEHRSVPVIEKVVPQEDQLYKWEEFEFQVRLSHLLFTSSSKISVFSSRISADNLLEAKKLASRTSHLLNSWAYLMKSIQANELPFDQARDHLFELTLKNRLKEWLLEKVIENRNTKEYDSKGLGVIHLCAVLGYTWSILLFSWANISLDFRDKHGWTALHWAAYYGREKMVAALLSAGARPNLVTDPTKEYLGGCTAADIAQQKGYEGLAAFLAEKCLVAQFRDMKMAGNISGNLEGVKAETSTNPGHSNEEEQSLKDTLAAYRTAAEAAARIQGAFREHELKVRSKAVRFASKEEEAKNIIAAMKIQHAFRNYETRRKIAAAARIQYRFQTWKMRREFLNMRKKAIKIQAVFRGFQVRRQYQKITWSVGVLEKAILRWRLKRRGFRGLQVSQPEEKEGTEAVEDFYKTSQKQAEDRLERSVVRVQAMFRSKKAQQDYRRMKLAHEEAQLEYDGMQELNQMDIES, from the exons ATGGCCGGCGTCGATTCCGGCAGGCTTATCGGCTCTGAGATTCATGGATTCCATACCCTGCAAg ATCTGGATATACGAACGATGTTGGAGGAAGCATACACTAGGTGGCTCCGTCCTAATGAGATCCATGCGCTCCTCTCTAACCATAACTACTTCACCATCAACGTCAAGCCTGTCCACTTACCCAAAA GTGGCACGATTGTGTTTTTCGACCGTAAGATGTTGAGGAACTTTAGAAAAGATGGTCATaactggaagaagaagaaggatggcAAGACTATTAAGGAAGCTCACGAACACCTTAAA GTTGGTAATGAGGAAAGGATCCATGTTTACTATGCCCACGGTGATGATAACCCTACCTTTGTTCGAAGGTGTTACTGGCTATTGGACAA GTCTCAGGAGCACATAGTTCTTGTCCACTATCGTGAGACGCATGAG gTTCAGGCAGCTCCAGCAACACCTGGGAACTCGTACTCAAGTTCGACCACTGACCACGTATCAGCAAAACCTGTTACTGAAGATATTAATTCTGGTGTCCGTAATGCTTGTAATACAG CACGCAGCAACAGTCTGGTTGCTAGAAATCATGAGATTAGCCTTCATGAGATCAACACACTTGATTGGGATGAGCTTCTAGTAGAAACAG ACGATGTGTTATACTTCACTGAACAGCTCCAAACTGCGGCTATGGGATCTGCACAGCAG GGGAATCACCATGCAGTCTACAACGGATCAACAGATATACCATCATACCTCGGTCTTGGGGACCCTGTTTATCAAAATAACAGTCCATGTGGCGCACGAGAATTTTCTAGTCAGCACTTGCACTGTGTAGTAGATCCAAATCAACAGACAAGGGATTCCAGTGCAACAGTTGCTGATGAACAGGGTGATGCTTTGCTTAATAACGGTTATGGAAGTCAGGAAAGTTTTGGAAAATGGGTAAACAACTTCATAAGTGACTCTCCTGGTTCAGTGGACGATCCTTCACTTGAAGCTGTATATACACCTGGACAGGAATCATCTGCTCCTCCTGCTGTAGTTCATTCTCAGTCTAACATACCAGAGCAAGTATTCAACATCACTGATGTTTCACCTGCCTGGGCCTACTCgacagagaaaacaaag ATTCTTGTAACTGGGTTCTTTCACGACAGCTTCCAACATTTTGGAAGATCAAACCTCTTCTGCATTTGTGGAGAGTTGCGTGTCCCCGCAGAATTTCTCCAGATGGGGGTATATCGTTGCTTTCTTCCCCCTCAATCTCCTGGGATAGTGAACCTTTATCTAAGTGCGGATGGGACCAAACCGATCAGCCAATTATTCAGCTTCGAACACCGGTCAGTTCCAGTTATTGAAAAAGTCGTTCCTCAAGAGGACCAGCTGTACAAGTGGGAAGAATTTGAGTTCCAAGTCAGACTATCTCATCTTCTGTTCACTTCTTCGAGCAAAATCAGCGTTTTCTCAAGCAGAATCTCAGCTGATAACCTGCTAGAGGCTAAAAAACTAGCTAGCAGGACTTCCCATCTCTTAAACAGCTGGGCGTATTTAATGAAGTCAATCCAGGCGAATGAGTTGCCGTTTGATCAAGCAAGGGACCATCTCTTTGAGCTCACTCTGAAAAATAGGCTGAAGGAGTGGCTTTTGGAGAAAGTGATCGAAAACCGCAACACGAAGGAGTATGACTCTAAAGGCCTTGGAGTGATCCACCTTTGTGCTGTCCTTGGATACACTTGGTCGATCCTTCTCTTCTCCTGGGCAAATATATCGTTGGATTTCCGTGATAAGCATGGTTGGACCGCTCTTCATTGGGCAGCATACTATGGAAG GGAGAAAATGGTGGCTGCTCTTCTGTCTGCCGGGGCAAGGCCTAACTTGGTGACAGACCCGACTAAGGAATACCTCGGCGGCTGCACAGCGGCTGATATTGCACAGCAGAAAGGTTACGAGGGTTTAGCAGCTTTTCTTGCAGAGAAATGTCTTGTAGCACAGTTCAGAGACATGAAAATGGCTGGAAACATCAGTGGTAACCTTGAGGGCGTCAAAGCAGAGACGTCAACAAACCCAGGGCATTCAAATGAAGAGGAGCAGAGCCTGAAGGACACTCTGGCGGCATACAGAACCGCTGCAGAGGCGGCTGCACGGATCCAGGGGGCCTTCAGAGAGCACGAGCTCAAAGTCAGGTCAAAGGCGGTTAGGTTTGCTAGCAAAGAAGAAGAGGCCAAAAACATAATAGCCGCTATGAAGATTCAGCATGCGTTTCGAAATTACGAGACTCGTAGGAAGATTGCAGCCGCTGCTCGGATTCAGTACAGGTTCCAAACATGGAAAATGAGGCGGGAGTTTTTGAACATGCGGAAAAAGGCAATTAAGATCCAg GCTGTGTTTAGGGGGTTCCAAGTAAGAAGACAGTACCAGAAGATAACATGGTCGGTGGGAGTTCTTGAGAAGGCGATTCTGAGGTGGAGACTCAAGAGAAGAGGATTCAGAGGGCTTCAGGTTAGCCAACCTGAGGAGAAGGAAGGCACTGAAGCGGTGGAGGATTTCTACAAGACAAGCCAGAAACAAGCAGAGGATCGGCTAGAGAGATCAGTGGTTCGAGTCCAGGCCATGTTCCGGTCCAAGAAGGCTCAGCAAgattacagaaggatgaaactgGCTCATGAAGAAGCTCAG CTGGAGTATGATGGGATGCAAGAGCTTAATCAGATGGATATTGAGAGCTGA